From one Triticum urartu cultivar G1812 chromosome 3, Tu2.1, whole genome shotgun sequence genomic stretch:
- the LOC125543253 gene encoding GDSL esterase/lipase At5g45910-like: MKLLCVLAAVLALASVEPAVSSPRRYDSIITFGDSFTDTGNAVVVLAEKSRFDPTVQPPYGMTFFGRPTGRYSNGRLIIDFIAEKLGLPFLLPYLSHNGSFSEGVNFAVAGATALNASFFRDIPLVGSFVLNTSSSVQLGWFQSLKPSLCSPAQECPGFFHRTLFFMGEIGLNDYSFAVFGMTLPQLRSIVPDVVKTIAAATEALLGQGAKTVVVPGIPPLGCMPPNLVFFPSNETAGYESSTGCLKGLNEIARHHNSELRKALDTVRGNHPDARVIYADFFTPVIEMVESPYKFGLTTDVLSCCCGGGGKYNFNISAGCGMPGATVCQDPSQYLYWDGHFTEAAHRYIAKGWLNSINSCKPW, encoded by the exons ATGAAGCTGCTCTGCGTCCTCGCGGCGGTCCTCGCCCTCGCGTCCGTGGAGCCCGCCGTCTCGTCCCCCCGGCGCTACGACTCCATCATCACCTTCGGCGACTCCTTCACCGACACCGGGAACGCTGTCGTCGTCCTGGCGGAGAAATCGCGGTTCGACCCGACGGTGCAGCCTCCCTACGGCATGACCTTCTTCGGCCGCCCCACGGGCCGCTACTCCAACGGCCGCCTCATCATCGACTTCATCG CTGAGAAGCTCGGTCTGCCGTTTCTCCTGCCGTACCTCTCGCACAACGGCAGCTTCAGCGAGGGCGTCAACTTCGCCGTGGCGGGCGCCACCGCTCTCAACGCCAGTTTCTTCAGGGACATCCCGCTTGTAGGCTCGTTTGTTCTCAACACCAGCTCCAGCGTGCAGCTGGGGTGGTTCCAGTCGCTCAAgccgtcgctgtgcagccccgcCCAAG AGTGCCCGGGCTTCTTCCACAGGACGCTCTTTTTCATGGGCGAAATCGGCCTCAACGACTACAGCTTCGCTGTCTTCGGAATGACCCTGCCACAGCTCAGATCCATCGTCCCCGACGTCGTCAAAACCATCGCCGCGGCCACTGAG GCGCTACTCGGGCAGGGGGCGAAGACCGTGGTGGTCCCCGGGATCCCGCCGCTGGGATGCATGCCGCCGAATCTGGTCTTCTTCCCCAGTAACGAGACGGCAGGCTACGAGTCCAGCACCGGATGCCTGAAAGGCCTCAACGAGATAGCCAGGCACCACAACTCGGAGCTGCGGAAGGCCCTCGACACGGTCCGGGGAAACCACCCAGATGCCCGGGTCATCTACGCCGATTTCTTCACCCCCGTCATCGAGATGGTGGAGTCTCCCTACAAATTTG GGCTTACCACGGATGTTCTGAGTTGTTGCTGCGGTGGAGGTGGCAAGTACAACTTCAACATAAGCGCCGGTTGCGGTATGCCAGGCGCCACGGTGTGCCAGGACCCGTCTCAATATCTCTACTGGGACGGCCATTTCACCGAGGCAGCCCACCGCTATATTGCCAAAGGCTGGCTAAACAGCATAAACAGTTGCAAACCCTGGTAG